From Orcinus orca chromosome 3, mOrcOrc1.1, whole genome shotgun sequence, a single genomic window includes:
- the TNPO2 gene encoding transportin-2 isoform X4, whose amino-acid sequence MDWQPDEQGLQQVLQLLKDSQSPNTATQRIVQDKLKQLNQFPDFNNYLIFVLTRLKSEDEPTRSLSGLILKNNVKAHYQSFPPPVADFIKQECLNNIGDASSLIRATIGILITTIASKGELQMWPELLPQLCNLLNSEDYNTCEGAFGALQKICEDSSELLDSDALNRPLNIMIPKFLQFFKHCSPKIRSHAIACVNQFIMDRAQALMDNIDTFIEHLFALAVDDDPEVRKNVCRALVMLLEVRIDRLIPHMHSIIQYMLQRTQDHDENVALEACEFWLTLAEQPICKEVLASHLVQLIPILVNGMKYSEIDIILLKGDVEEDEAVPDSEQDIKPRFHKSRTVTLPHEAERPDGSEDAEDDDDDDALSDWNLRKCSAAALDVLANVFREELLPHLLPLLKGLLFHPEWVVKESGILVLGAIAEGCMQGMVPYLPELIPHLIQCLSDKKALVRSIACWTLSRYAHWVVSQPPDMHLKPLMTELLKRILDGNKRVQEAACSAFATLEEEACTELVPYLSYILDTLVFAFGKYQHKNLLILYDAIGTLADSVGHHLNQPEYIQKLMPPLIQKWNELKDEDKDLFPLLECLSSVATALQSGFLPYCEPVYQRCVTLVQKTLAQAMMYTQHPEQYEAPDKDFMIVALDLLSGLAEGLGGHVEQLVARSNIMTLLFQCMQDSMPEVRQSSFALLGDLTKACFIHVKPCIAEFMPILGTNLNPEFISVCNNATWAIGEICMQMGAEMQPYVQMVLNNLVEIINRPNTPKTLLENTAITIGRLGYVCPQEVAPMLQQFIRPWCTSLRNIRDNEEKDSAFRGICMMIGVNPGGVVQDFIFFCDAVASWVSPKDDLRDMFYKILHGFKDQVGEENWQQFSEQFPPLLKERLAAFYGV is encoded by the exons ATGGACTGGCAGCCAGACGAGCAGGGCCTGCAGCAGGTCCTGCAGCTGCTCAAAGACTCGCAGTCGCCCAACACAGCCACGCAGCGCATTGTGCAGGAt AAACTCAAACAACTGAACCAGTTTCCCGACTTCAACAACTACCTGATATTCGTCCTGACCAGACTCAAGTCGGAAG ATGAGCCAACTCGCTCTCTCAGTGGCCTCATCCTCAAGAACAACGTGAAGGCACACTACCAGAGCTTTCCACCACCTGTGGCCGACTTCATCAAACAGGAATGTCTCAACAACATCGGCGATGCCTCCTCGCTCATCCGGGCCACCATAG GCATTCTCATCACCACCATCGCTTCCAAGGGCGAGCTGCAGATGTGGCCCGAGCTGCTGCCCCAGCTGTGCAACCTACTCAACTCGGAGGATTACAACACTTGTGAG GGAGCCTTCGGAGCCCTGCAGAAGATCTGCGAAGACTCATCCGAACTTCTGGACAGCGATGCCCTCAACAGGCCCCTCAACATCATGATTCCCAAGTTCCTACAGTTCTTCAAGCACTGCAGCCCCAAGATCCG GTCCCATGCCATCGCCTGTGTGAATCAGTTTATCATGGACCGGGCCCAGGCACTGATGGACAACATCGACACCTTCATCGAG CATCTGTTCGCCCTGGCCGTGGATGATGACCCTGAGGTGCGGAAGAACGTGTGCCGTGCACTGGTGATGCTGCTGGAAGTGCGGATCGACAGGCTCATCCCCCACATGCACAGCATCATCCAG tACATGCTGCAGAGGACCCAGGACCATGATGAGAACGTGGCCCTTGAGGCCTGCGAGTTCTGGCTGACACTGGCCGAGCAGCCCATCTGCAAGGAAGTCCTGGCCTCCCACCTGGTCCA GTTGATCCCTATCCTGGTAAACGGGATGAAGTACTCAGAAATCGACATCATCCTGCTCAAG GGGGATGTGGAGGAGGATGAGGCCGTCCCTGACAGCGAGCAGGATATCAAGCCACGCTTCCACAAGTCACGCACGGTGACGCTGCCCCATGAGGCTGAGCGGCCTGATGGCTCTGAGGATGCAGaggatgatgatgacgatgatgctTTGTCCGACTGGAATCTGA ggaaGTGCTCGGCGGCTGCACTGGACGTCCTGGCTAACGTCTTCCGGGAGGAACTGCTGCCCCACCTACTCCCCCTGCTCAAGGGCCTCCTCTTCCACCCCGAGTGGGTGGTCAAGGAGTCGGGCATCCTGGTGCTGGGCGCCATTGCTGAGG GCTGCATGCAGGGCATGGTGCCCTACCTGCCAGAGCTGATCCCGCACCTCATCCAGTGCTTATCAGACAAGAAGGCCCTGGTCCGCTCCATCGCCTGCTGGACCCTGAGCCGCTATGCCCACTGGGTGGTCAGCCAGCCCCCTGACATGCACCTCAAGCCTTTGATGACAGAGCTGCTCAAGCGCATCCTGGATGGCAACAAGAGGGTACAGGAGGCGGCCTGCAG TGCCTTCGCCACCCTGGAGGAGGAGGCCTGCACGGAGCTGGTCCCTTACCTCAGCTATATCCTGGACACCCTCGTTTTTGCCTTTGGCAAGTACCAGCACAAGAACCTGCTCATCCTCTACGATGCCATCGGCACCCTGGCCGACTCTGTGGGCCACCACCTCAACCAGCCG GAATACATCCAGAAGCTGATGCCTCCGCTGATCCAGAAGTGGAATGAGCTCAAGGATGAAGACAAGGACCTCTTCCCTCTGCTGGAG TGCCTGTCATCAGTGGCCACTGCCCTGCAGAGTGGCTTCCTGCCCTACTGTGAGCCCGTCTACCAGCGCTGTGTTACCCTGGTGCAGAAGACGCTGGCCCAGGCCATG ATGTACACCCAGCACCCTGAGCAGTACGAGGCCCCTGACAAGGACTTCATGATCGTGGCGCTGGACCTGCTCAGCGGCCTGGCTGAGGGCCTGGGCGGGCACGTGGAGCAGCTGGTAGCCCGCAGCAACATCATGACACTGCTCTTTCAGTGCATGCAG GACTCGATGCCTGAGGTCCGGCAGAGCTCCTTCGCCCTCCTGGGAGACCTCACCAAAGCCTGCTTCATCCATGTCAAGCCCTGTATCG CTGAGTTCATGCCCATCCTGGGCACCAACCTGAACCCCGAGTTCATCTCTGTCTGCAACAATGCCACCTGGGCCATTGGCGAGATCTGCATGCAGATGG GGGCAGAGATGCAGCCCTACGTGCAGATGGTCCTCAACAACCTGGTGGAGATCATTAACCGGCCCAACACGCCCAAGACATTGCTGGAAAACACAG CCATCACCATCGGCCGCCTGGGCTACGTGTGCCCACAGGAGGTGGCACCCATGCTGCAGCAGTTCATCCGGCCTTG GTGCACATCCCTCAGGAACATCAGGGACAATGAGGAGAAGGACTCGGCCTTCCGAGGCATCTGCATGATGATAGGCGTCAACCCCGGGGGTGTTGTGCAG gactttattttcttctgcgACGCTGTAGCCTCCTGGGTGAGCCCGAAGGATGACCTTCGGGACATGTTTTATAAG ATTCTCCATGGCTTCAAAGACCAAGTTGGGGAAGAAAACTGGCAGCAGTTCTCAGAGCAGTTCCCGCCGCTGCTTAAGGAGAGGCTAGCTGCCTTCTACGGGGTCTAG